The stretch of DNA GTCTTCGTCGTGCGAACGGGGGATTATCAGGCTGTGTCCGGTGACGGCGGGGTTCTCGTCGAGAATCGCGATCGTCTCCTCGTCCTCGTAGAGGACGTGTGCCGGCTGGTCGCCGGCGACGATCCGGCAGAAGTCACAGTCCATGTCCCAAGCCTCTCGCGGATCCTATATGTATCCCACGTCGGACCGGGGCTTCGACCTGCCGAAACTCATACGGATTGCTGTACCGGCGAAACCGCAGGCGAAGTCGCGGTTACGCTGGAAATGACGTACAGTAGTCCGGATCCGTTGAAACCTCCAAGAGATGGCATAAACGTCGTGCTGAATAGAGAGCGCAAATGTGTCACGACCTGAGGAGCGATCAACGTGGAAGTTCGAGCGTTCAATTCAGGAAGCACTACCAGCCAAAAACATATACGAGAAGTAGAATTACTTACAGTGAATGACAGAAATGCTAACTCGCCGCCACCTCCTTGCTATTTGCGGAGTTTCAGCAACAGCAGGTTGTATGGACCATGTATTATCTGACTCTGAGTCTGGTTTCCGACTCGGGAGCATCCGTATAATTAATACGACATATGAAGATTATAAAGTCGATCTAAGAATTGAGAGAAACAACGAACGCGTGTACCACGACACCAGTGAAATCGATGCAGATAATGAAGTGTGGATTGAGCCAACGTGGTCATCAGAGCCAGCAGAGTACTATTTGTATTATGTTGTCAGCGGCGTAGATAAGGTACAAATCGCCCATTTAAGCCATGAGAAAGGGATTTCCCCTCCGCCCGAGGGAGACTGTCTCTTTGCAGACCTAGTGATTACAGAGGGACTAGTTCATAATAGCTCATTGACGGTTCGAGATGCCAAACTGAAAGAGGAGACCACCTGCAACCTCTAACTCACCGTTTAGTACGCATCTCTACTGAATGTCTTATTCACTTGGATCAACGTGAAGTCACCTCGATTGTCATACTGCACTCATCCTCTGTATTCAGCAGACCAATTAAAATATATAAATTTCCAAATAATCCAATGGAGCCAGTAGCCCGTATCAGAGAACGCCCGACGACTCCCGCAGCCGTTCGTACGTCGTCAGGTACTGCTCTAAGACGGCGTCCTTGTCGTACTTCGCGAACGCCTCGTCGAACTCGCGTTTCTCGAGGTCGCCGGCCTCGACGATGGCGTCGGCGAGTTCTTCCTCGCTCGTGGTCCGGAAGCCTCGATCCCACCCGACGACGAGTTCGTGGGCGCTCGAGTTGACGTGGTATTCGACGATGCCGACACAGCCGGAGGCGATCGCCCACAGCATCTCGGTGGGGAAGACGCAGTACTCGGCGGTCTGTGCGAAGACGTGTGCGCCACGGTAGGCCGAGATCCGTTCCTCGAGCGAGCACTCGCCCGCGAACGTGACGCGGTCCTCGATCCGCAGGTCGCTCGCCAGTCGTTCGTAGGTGTCGCGCTCCGGGCCGTCGCCGAGGACCTTTGCGGTCCAGTCGCGGTCGCGGTACTCGGCCAGCGCCAGGAAGAGGCTCTCGAGGTTCGCGCCCTCGTCGAGGCGTCGCGAGTAGATCACGTCGACTTCCTCGCCGACTGGCGTCTCCTGGATTCGATCGACGTCGATCGGGTTCGGAACGATGTCGACGCGGTCGTCGCTGACGTCGCGTTCCATGACCCACGTGGAGACGAGTTCCGAGGGGGTGACGATCCGGTCGGGCTTGCGAAGCGCCCAGCGCATCGCTCGATTGTCGGGGACCGCTTCCTGGCCGTACCACTCCAGAAGCAGTGGCACGCGTGTGAGAGTCGCTCCCCAGTTCGCCGCGATCACCTGTCCCGGCGGCTCCGGACTCGTGTGAACGACGTCCGGGCCGAGCGACACGATGGAGAACGGCAGCCGCGCGACGAACCAGGTGCGTGACTCGAGGTCGGAGACGAGGCCGTGGTACGTGATTCCGCCGCGTTCGAACGTCGAACGATCTCCTTCCCAGAACCGGGCACAGAAGACGTGAACGTCGTGTCCGGCGTTCTGGAGGAGTTTGAGAACCGTCTGGAGTCGTCGCTTCGTCTCGGTATCCCGATGGTGGACCGTCTCGAACGAGACGAACGCGACGCGCATATGGTGTCGCCACGTAGTGATGGGATAAAAAGTCACTTTTTTCGTTACGCCCGTCCGCCCGACGCCGTCGCTAACAGCGAATCGAAAACCCTTGAATCCTGGCCATTCGAGTCCGCTACCGGGACATCGAGATATTTTCTCGAGTCTCGAGTCGATCAATTAGTCGTCTTCGGTGACGTTGTCGACGAAGGCATCTATCTGGTCGAAGACACTTTCGTCCTCGTCGGGATCGACCGGGCTGTCGTCGCCGAGTCCGGGCGACTCCGTCTCGTCGTCATCGTCTTCGTCCGCCTCGTCAGCTTCATCGGCTTCGTCGTCGGGTTCTTCCGTTTCGGCATCGTCTTCGTCCGTCTCGTCAGCCTCGCCGGTTTCCGCCGTATCGCCGTCCGTATCGTTGGCATCTTCGTCTTCGGCTTCGTCCGTGTCGTCGGAATCGGTCGCCTCGTCTTCGTCCTCGTCGAGGGCTTCGTCGTCGTTACCGTCGTCAGTTTCGTTGTCCACGGGTGGATCGCCCTCGCTTTCTTCGTCTCCGTCAGCCTCGTCGGAGTCGGATCCGTTATTGCTCGAGGCGTCGTCGAACCCGTTCTCGCTGTCTCCTGGATCGACTCCTTCGCCGGGGCCGGGACCGGGCTCCCCGATCGGTTCGACGTCTCCCTCCGGCGACGGGGAGTCTCCGCTTGCAAACTCCGGCGCGACGATCGCGACGGTCGCTCCGAACGCGATCAGAACGACGAGAATCGTGACGACCAGCGTCCAGACCGAACCACTGTCTCCCGTTCCCGTACTCGCACCTGTCATCGCTCCCACGGATTCGGTCGACGACCTTTGTTAAGCACAGCAATGGAGCCGAAATTGCTCGAGACAGGTTCGCGCCGTCGGGCCTGCGTCGAAGCCAGGCGTCGCAAAGAGGGTGTACACGCGGTACGACCCCGTGTAAGTGGACGTTAGCCGAGTGAGGATCGCGATACAGTCCACGGAAGCCGTCAGGAGGCGGCTGGTCGACCGTCGAAGCGGCCGTGCAAACCGGAACCCAAACGCCTACCATCTCGAGTCGCAACGCTCCGGATATGAGTCGGTACGAGATCGAACGCTATCTCAACATTCGAAGCGCCTACGGTGCGTCGTTCGGCCCCGACGGTGAGCGACTCTCCTTCCTGATGGATACCACCGGGACGTCTCAGGTCTGGACGTTCACGGACCCACAGGAGTGGCCCGAGCAGCGAACCTTCTACGACGAACGAGTGACCTTCGCCTCCTGGTCGCCCGAACGCCCCGAACTGATCTTCGGGATGGACGAGGGCGGTAACGAGCGCGCTCAGCTCTACCGGCTTGACGCCGAGACCGGCGAGATCGAGAATCTGACGGCGATGCCCGACGCCAAACACCGCTGGGGCGGCTGGAGTCACGACGGCGACCGGTTCGCCTTCGCCTCGAACCGTCGCGACGAGTCGGTCTTCGACATCTACGTGCAGGATCGCGACGCAACCGGAGACGAGGCCAAACTCGTCTACGAGGGCGACGGCTGGCTCTCACTCGCCGGCTGGAGCCCCGACGACTCCCGGCTGCTCGTCTCGCAGGCCTACTCGAACTTCGATCAGGACCTGTACGTGCTCGACCTCGAGACCGAAGAACTCGAGCATCTCACGCCTCACGACGGTGACGTCCGCTACGGCAGTGCAAGCTGGGCCCCCGACGGTGAGGGGATCTACCTCGTCACCGACGAGGGCGACGCGGACACGCTGTATCTGGCGTATCTCGACCTGGAAACGGGAGACCTCGAGACGGTCACTCGCGGCGAGGGGTGGAACGTCGACGGCATCGCACTGGACGACGAGACCGGCCGGTTCGTCTACTCGCGAAACGTCGAGGGGTACACCGAACTGACCGTCGGCGAGTTCGACGAGGACGAACCGACCGTGTTCGAGACGTTCCCCGAACCCGACCTGCCGGGCGGCGTCGCCGGCGGCGTGAGTTTCGATCCCGACGCGGAACGATTCGCGCTGTCGACGACCGGCGACGCCGTGAACACGAACGTCTTCGTGGTCGACGTCGAGTCCGGTGCGGCCGAACAGTGGACGAGAGCCCCGACTGCGGGGATCCCACAGGAGACGTTCGACGAGTCCGATCTCGTCCACGTCAAGAGCTTCGATGGGTTGGAGGTACCCGGCTTCCTCACCCTGCCCGACGATCACGAGGAGGGGAACACGCCGGTCATCGTCGACATCCACGGCGGCCCCGAAAGCCAGCGCCGGCCGTCGTTCTCGAGCGTCAAGCAGTACTTCCTCGACCGGGGGTACGCCTACTTCGAACCGAACGTCCGCGGCTCCGCGGGCTACGGCGCCGACTACGCCGCTCTCGACGACGTCGAGAAACGCATGGACTCGGTCGCCGATATCGAGGCCTGCGTCGAGTGGCTCCAGGATCATCCCGCAATCGATCCCGACCGGATCGCCGCCAAAGGAGGTTCCTACGGCGGATTCATGGTGCTCGCCGCGCTCACCGAGTACCCCGACCTCTGGGCGGCCGGCATCGACGTCGTCGGCATCGCAAACTTCGTCACCTTCCTCGAGAACACGGGCGACTGGCGACGCGAACTCCGCGAAGCGGAGTACGGAAGCCTCGAGGAGGACCGCGAGTTCCTGGAGGAGATCTCGCCGACGAACAACGTCGAGAATATCGACGCGCCGCTTTTCGTCCTCCACGGCGAGAACGACCCCCGTGTCCCGGTCGGCGAGGCCGAACAGATCGCTGATCAAGCCGAAGCACAGGGCGTTCCGGTCCGAAAGCTGATCTTCGACGATGAGGGCCACGGCTTCTCGAAACTCGAGAATCGCATCGAGGCCTACACCGAGATTGCGGACTTCCTGGACGAACACGTCTGATCACGTCCCGCACTATTCGTCCGCATTCCTGTCCCAACAACCGGCCATCGTTTCCGGTTCACTGGTGTTAACCCACCCGTACGTCTAAGGCGCGTCCATGCGTTGGCGACGGGCGATCGGCGGGCTCGCAGCGGCGATCGTCGCCATTTCGCTTCTCGTCTACGGCGTCGGATGGAACGAAGTCGTAGCGAACGTGCGGGCTGCCCACCCCGCCGCGCTCGCCGCCGCCGTCGTCGCCGGCCTCGGAATGCTCGCGCTTCGAGCCGCGTTGGTCCGACGGCTGCTCGAGCCAGTCGCGGGTGGTGCCCGCGGCACCGCGTTCGTGACGGCCTACCTCTCCGGCTACTTCGCCCGGAGCGCCCTCCCGTGGGGCCGATCGACGGGGACGCCCGTGATGGCGTATCTGCTCGCTTCCGGATCGGACTCCGACTTCGAGGACAACCTCGCGGTCGTCGCGGCCGGCGAGGGGTTCAACGTCCTCGGAAGTCTCGTCGTCGCCGGACTCGGCGTCGCAGGATTCGTCGTTGCCGGCGGGTCGCTCGACGCGGTCTCGGCCGCGGTTGCCGTCGTCGGTGGCGGCGGACTCGTCGCCGCTGGTGTTCTCGTCGTGGCTAACCGAGGACTCGCGCGACGGATCTCCCTCGAGTTCGCGACGCGATGCGAGACTGTCGTTCGAAAGGTACCGTACTCGCGGTTGTCCCGGCAACGAGGGTTTCTTATCGATCGAATCGACGGCTTCTTCCGGACGCTCGAGGCGATCCAGGCGTCCCGCCGGACGCTCGCCGTGGCGTTTGGGATCGCAGTCGTGAGCTGGGTGTTCAACGCGTTGCCGCTGTACTTCGCGTTGCTCGCGCTCGGCGTCGACGCGCCGCTGGCGCTCGTGCTGATCTGTGCGCCGCTTGCGCTCGTGCTGATCTGTGCGCCGCTTGCGTCGTTCGGCGGCGTCGTGCCGTTACCAGGTGGCAGCGGCGGTATCGAGGTCGTGCTGGCGAGCCTGCTCGTCGCGACCGCGGGCGTCTCTGCCGGCGTCGCAACCGCCGCAGCGATCCTCTACCGGTTGACGACCTACTGGACACACCTCGCGATCGGCGGCTGCGTCGCCGTCGCGGTCTCGGCACTCGGAACCCGTCGGTTTCGTCGTTAACGGACGGAGAGCGAGAGAAAATCGTATCAGGAGATGACGCCGGTCTTCGTCGCGACGTCTCGAGCGGCCTCCTCGTTCATCCCGTCGCCGAGAATCGTGTAGCGGTCGCGGATCTCGTGGCAGGACGTCAGCGCCTCGAGGACCGTTTCGTCGTCGATGCCCAGTTCCGTGGCGGTCGTCGGTGCGTCGATACTGTCGAGGGCGTCACGGATGTCCGTCCAGAACCCTTTTTCCCCGCCGTGGAGGTACGCGGTCATGATCGAGCCGACGCCGACCTGATGGCCGTGCAGCGCCGCGTTCGGTTCCAGTCGATCGAGCTGGTGGGAGAAGAGGTGTTCCGCACCACTGGCGGGTCGTGAGGAGCCGGCGATGCTCATCGCGACGCCGGAAGACATCAGCGCCTTGGTGACGACCCAGGACGACTCCTCGAGTCCGGGGCGGATGAGGTCGGCGTTGTCGACCAGAATTTCGGCGGTCATCTCCGAGAGTGCGGCGGCGTATTCGGAGTACTCGACGTTCTTGAGCCGTTTCGCGAGCCGCCAGTCCATGACGGCGGTGTAGTTCGAGATGATGTCCGCACAGCCGGCGGTCGTCAGTTCCCAGGGTGCCTCCGCGAGTACGGTAGTATCGGCGACGACGGCCAGCGGCGGCTCTGCCGCGACGCTATGGCGGGTGTCGCCGTCGGGAACCGAGCCGCGATTACTGACGATCCCGTCGTGACTGGCGGCCGTCGGGATCGAGAGAAAGCCCATCGAGAGGTGGTGGCTCGCCATCTTCGCGATGTCGATCGCCTTGCCGCCGCCGATGCCGACGAGGTAGGAAACCTCCTCGGCCTCGGCGACCTCGATCACCTTCTCGACGGAGTCGAAGGTCGCGGATTCGATCGTGACGACGGCGGGATCGATCCCTGCAGCTTCGAAGTCTTCGGCGATCGGATCCGCGGCGACCTCGCGCGGCGTGGGACTGGTGACGAACAGCGGTCGTCCCTGCAGGTGAAGATCGTCGACGACGTCGACGACCTCGTCGAGGA from Natronobacterium texcoconense encodes:
- a CDS encoding glycosyltransferase family 4 protein; protein product: MRVAFVSFETVHHRDTETKRRLQTVLKLLQNAGHDVHVFCARFWEGDRSTFERGGITYHGLVSDLESRTWFVARLPFSIVSLGPDVVHTSPEPPGQVIAANWGATLTRVPLLLEWYGQEAVPDNRAMRWALRKPDRIVTPSELVSTWVMERDVSDDRVDIVPNPIDVDRIQETPVGEEVDVIYSRRLDEGANLESLFLALAEYRDRDWTAKVLGDGPERDTYERLASDLRIEDRVTFAGECSLEERISAYRGAHVFAQTAEYCVFPTEMLWAIASGCVGIVEYHVNSSAHELVVGWDRGFRTTSEEELADAIVEAGDLEKREFDEAFAKYDKDAVLEQYLTTYERLRESSGVL
- a CDS encoding S9 family peptidase, encoding MSRYEIERYLNIRSAYGASFGPDGERLSFLMDTTGTSQVWTFTDPQEWPEQRTFYDERVTFASWSPERPELIFGMDEGGNERAQLYRLDAETGEIENLTAMPDAKHRWGGWSHDGDRFAFASNRRDESVFDIYVQDRDATGDEAKLVYEGDGWLSLAGWSPDDSRLLVSQAYSNFDQDLYVLDLETEELEHLTPHDGDVRYGSASWAPDGEGIYLVTDEGDADTLYLAYLDLETGDLETVTRGEGWNVDGIALDDETGRFVYSRNVEGYTELTVGEFDEDEPTVFETFPEPDLPGGVAGGVSFDPDAERFALSTTGDAVNTNVFVVDVESGAAEQWTRAPTAGIPQETFDESDLVHVKSFDGLEVPGFLTLPDDHEEGNTPVIVDIHGGPESQRRPSFSSVKQYFLDRGYAYFEPNVRGSAGYGADYAALDDVEKRMDSVADIEACVEWLQDHPAIDPDRIAAKGGSYGGFMVLAALTEYPDLWAAGIDVVGIANFVTFLENTGDWRRELREAEYGSLEEDREFLEEISPTNNVENIDAPLFVLHGENDPRVPVGEAEQIADQAEAQGVPVRKLIFDDEGHGFSKLENRIEAYTEIADFLDEHV
- a CDS encoding lysylphosphatidylglycerol synthase transmembrane domain-containing protein, which translates into the protein MRWRRAIGGLAAAIVAISLLVYGVGWNEVVANVRAAHPAALAAAVVAGLGMLALRAALVRRLLEPVAGGARGTAFVTAYLSGYFARSALPWGRSTGTPVMAYLLASGSDSDFEDNLAVVAAGEGFNVLGSLVVAGLGVAGFVVAGGSLDAVSAAVAVVGGGGLVAAGVLVVANRGLARRISLEFATRCETVVRKVPYSRLSRQRGFLIDRIDGFFRTLEAIQASRRTLAVAFGIAVVSWVFNALPLYFALLALGVDAPLALVLICAPLALVLICAPLASFGGVVPLPGGSGGIEVVLASLLVATAGVSAGVATAAAILYRLTTYWTHLAIGGCVAVAVSALGTRRFRR
- a CDS encoding NAD(P)-dependent glycerol-1-phosphate dehydrogenase → MFQKSKWIRLPRNVAVGHGVLDEVVDVVDDLHLQGRPLFVTSPTPREVAADPIAEDFEAAGIDPAVVTIESATFDSVEKVIEVAEAEEVSYLVGIGGGKAIDIAKMASHHLSMGFLSIPTAASHDGIVSNRGSVPDGDTRHSVAAEPPLAVVADTTVLAEAPWELTTAGCADIISNYTAVMDWRLAKRLKNVEYSEYAAALSEMTAEILVDNADLIRPGLEESSWVVTKALMSSGVAMSIAGSSRPASGAEHLFSHQLDRLEPNAALHGHQVGVGSIMTAYLHGGEKGFWTDIRDALDSIDAPTTATELGIDDETVLEALTSCHEIRDRYTILGDGMNEEAARDVATKTGVIS